CTCGCGGCCGACGCGCCGCTGCTCCTCGCCTCCGCCGGCATCGGCGTGACGCCGATGGTCGCCATGCTGGGCCAGCTCGCGGACCAGGGGCACCAGGGCCGGGTGCTGGTCGTGCACGGTGACCGCTCCCCCGCCGAGCACGCGCTGCGCGCGGACCACGAGGCGTACGCCGGGAAGCTGGCGGACGCGTCGGTCCACTTCTGGTACGAGGACGGCGCCGAGGCGGCCCACCGCACCGGCCTGGTCGACCTCACCGGCGTCGACGTGCCGCGGGGCACGCGCGCGTACCTGTGCGGTCCGCTGCCCTTCATGCGGGCGGTGCGCACCCAGCTGATCGAGCGGGGCGTGGCTCCGGCCGACATCCACTACGAGGTGTTCGGACCCGACCTCTGGCTGGCCCAGGCGGCCTGAAGCCGCACGGGGCTCCGGCCGGGCCGAGGCCGCAGGGGGCTCAGGGCCCGCGGCCGGGCCGCCGCACCGAGGCCAGGGCACGCGGCCGGGAGGCCCCACCTCCCGACCTCTGGCTGGCCCAGGCGGCCTGAAGCCGCACCGGGCACCGGGCGGGCCGCCGCACCGACGCCAGGGCGGCGCAGCAGCTGGGAGGGCCGTACCGACGCCAGGGCGGCGCAGCGGCTGGGAGGACCCCACCGGGGCTAGGGCGCGCGGCCGATCTGGAGCAGCAGCGGCCCCGTCGGGTCCGCGCTCACGTCGGCCACCGTCAGCGGGTCCAGCGAGGCGAAGAACGCTTCCTGGGCCCGTCGCAGGGCGCCCCGCAGCCGGCACGCGGAGTTGAGCGGGCAGGGGTGGTCACCCTCGCACTCGACGACGTCGCCCTCCCCCTCGAAGGCGCGCACGATCGCGCCGACCGAGGCCGTACGGCCCTTGTCGCTGACCGAGAGCCCGCCGCCGCGGCCCCGGCGGGCGTCGACGAGGCCCATGTGCTGGAGCTCGGCGACGACCTTCGCGGCATGCGTGTACGGCACCTCCATGTCCGCCGCGACCTCACGGGTCGTCGGCGTGGCGTCCCCGAGGACGGCGAGCCGCATCAGGAGGCGCAGTGCCAGATCGGTCGAGCGCAACAGCCGCATGCAGGGAAGCGTAGATAATGCGCATCCACGGTTCAAAATATGGCCGCCGGGCCGCCGCCGCAGGACCGGCTCGAACCGTTCCGGCCTTTCCCGTCACCTCTCTACGAGAGGTCACTCCTTCCCCATTACGATCAGCGGACCCGACCGTCCCTTTCCCCCCGAAGGACATGACCTCATGGGCTCCGCCAAGAACCAGAGCAACGCGGCGCGCAAGGCGCGTATAGAGGATATGCGGCGCGCCGAGCGTGCCCGTGAGCGGCGCAACCGGATCCTGACGATAGTGGCCAGCAGCGTGGTGGTCGCGGGCCTCGTCGTCGGCGGTGTCTTCGTCGTGCAGTCCCAGGCCGACAAGGCCGAGGCCAACGACGCCAAGGACAAGGACGACAAGGTCAAGACCGCAGGCAAGCTCGTCGCGGACAAGGACGGCCTGAAGACCTGGAAGGGGACGCTGGGCCGCACCCACGTCACCGAGCCCGTGAAGTACCCGGTGGAGCCCCCGGTCGGCGGCGACCACGACCGGGTCTGGATGAACTGCAACGGCGACGTCTACACCAAGGCCGTCAACAACATGAACGCGGTGCACTCTCTGGAGCACGGCGCCGTATGGGTGACGTACAACTCCAAGGCGCCCAAGGCCGACGTCGAGGCGCTGGCGGCGAAGGTGAAGCAGACGCCCTACACGCTGATGAGCCCGGACGACGGCCAGCAGGACCCGATCGTGCTGAGCGCGTGGGGCGTGCAGCGCACGGTGACCGGCGCGAAGGACCCGAACGTCGGCAAGTTCTTCGAGACCTACGTCCAGGGCAAGCAGACGCCCGAGCCGGGCGCGGCGTGCACGGGCGGTATGTCGGAGTGAAGCGGCACGTCGGCTGGATCGCGGGGGCCGCGGCGGCAGTGCTCGTCGCGGTCGGCGCGCTCACCTACGCCGTCGCCGAGGACGGCGGCGGCAGCGGCGGTACGCCGGCCGCGGACTCGGCGGACGCCGGGTTCGCCCGGGACATGGCGGTGCACCACCAGCAGGCCGTGGAGATGTCGTACATCGTGCGCGACCGCACGGACGACAAGGACGTGCGGCTGCTGGCGTACGACATCGCGCAGACGCAGGCCAACCAGCGCGGGATGCTGCTGGGCTGGCTGGATCTGTGGGAGCTGCCGAAGGTGTCGTCGAAGCCGCCGATGACCTGGATGGGCATGGGCGGCATGCCCTCCGCCGGGGACGGCTCCCTGATGCCGGGCATGGCGACGAACGCGGAGATGAAGAAGCTCCAGGGCCTGAGCGGCAGGCAGGCGGAGGTCTTCTACCTCCAGCTGATGACGGAGCATCACAAGGGCGGCATCCACATGGCCGAGGGCTGTGTCGACAAGTGCACGGTCGGCGTGGAGAAGCGGCTCGCGCAGGGCATGGTGGACGGTCAGCAGTCGGAGATCGAGCTGATGGCGGACATGCTGAAGGAGCGGGACGCCAAGCCTCGCTCCTAGCTTCCGTGAAGCCTCGCTCCCAGCTGCCGAAATGGCCTTGTCATTGCGTTAGTTGGGACCTTCTTGAGCCGCGCATTCCCCCTGCGTGAACGGTTCGTCGCTTAAGTGGCCACCGTCGGGTGATCCACTCGCACACGAATCGCACAGGGGGTTCCATGAGATC
The DNA window shown above is from Streptomyces chartreusis and carries:
- a CDS encoding Rrf2 family transcriptional regulator; its protein translation is MRLLRSTDLALRLLMRLAVLGDATPTTREVAADMEVPYTHAAKVVAELQHMGLVDARRGRGGGLSVSDKGRTASVGAIVRAFEGEGDVVECEGDHPCPLNSACRLRGALRRAQEAFFASLDPLTVADVSADPTGPLLLQIGRAP
- a CDS encoding DUF3105 domain-containing protein, yielding MGSAKNQSNAARKARIEDMRRAERARERRNRILTIVASSVVVAGLVVGGVFVVQSQADKAEANDAKDKDDKVKTAGKLVADKDGLKTWKGTLGRTHVTEPVKYPVEPPVGGDHDRVWMNCNGDVYTKAVNNMNAVHSLEHGAVWVTYNSKAPKADVEALAAKVKQTPYTLMSPDDGQQDPIVLSAWGVQRTVTGAKDPNVGKFFETYVQGKQTPEPGAACTGGMSE
- a CDS encoding DUF305 domain-containing protein; amino-acid sequence: MKRHVGWIAGAAAAVLVAVGALTYAVAEDGGGSGGTPAADSADAGFARDMAVHHQQAVEMSYIVRDRTDDKDVRLLAYDIAQTQANQRGMLLGWLDLWELPKVSSKPPMTWMGMGGMPSAGDGSLMPGMATNAEMKKLQGLSGRQAEVFYLQLMTEHHKGGIHMAEGCVDKCTVGVEKRLAQGMVDGQQSEIELMADMLKERDAKPRS